A region from the Bacteroidota bacterium genome encodes:
- a CDS encoding MFS transporter, translating into MKDNEKIIDRSAILLIIVAALGYFVDAYDLIVASVARSSAIVDLGLAQLGTPEHKSYEQLFEYVQSFGILLGGVMFGILGDKIGRRKVLYASIIIYSIANILNGMLSASVPHVSTVYCALRFICGFALAAELSVGIVMISETMKAKYRGYGSMIVVSFGILGCVFAAFLFEFMKVSWQSLFLIGGVAGLLLLFLRYTVNETSHFLDKENQRSERGSLGLVFSNKRLVKIFVNSILLGFPIYFFVSIPVKFAADYGKEIGLTIKGTIPIIMFYIALSVGDILANYLSQVLQSRKKVIYMYLSFCIIPVLLLYLMPPTTPEQYFYVFAPIMGFASGYWALLITYTTEQVGTNIRSTFATSVPNIIRSLFIPIQLLLMALQPSFGTSTSVFAIGVIAVSFAFLGNYFLKETWGRDLNFIDK; encoded by the coding sequence ATGAAAGACAACGAAAAAATAATTGACCGAAGTGCCATACTCTTAATAATTGTAGCGGCATTGGGCTACTTTGTTGATGCTTACGACTTGATTGTAGCCAGTGTAGCAAGGAGCAGTGCAATTGTGGACTTAGGTTTAGCCCAACTTGGAACACCAGAACATAAAAGCTATGAACAGTTATTTGAGTATGTGCAGAGTTTCGGTATTCTTTTAGGTGGTGTAATGTTTGGAATTTTAGGCGACAAAATTGGCAGAAGGAAAGTTCTGTATGCCTCAATAATTATTTATTCAATAGCAAACATTTTGAACGGGATGCTTTCAGCATCAGTTCCGCATGTTTCTACTGTTTACTGTGCTTTGCGTTTCATTTGCGGCTTCGCTTTAGCTGCCGAGTTGAGTGTAGGTATTGTGATGATTTCCGAAACCATGAAAGCCAAATATAGAGGTTACGGTTCTATGATTGTTGTTTCATTCGGTATTTTAGGTTGTGTGTTCGCAGCATTTCTCTTTGAGTTTATGAAAGTTTCTTGGCAGTCCTTATTTTTAATTGGTGGTGTTGCAGGTTTACTTCTTTTATTTTTGAGATACACTGTAAATGAAACTTCACACTTCTTAGACAAAGAAAACCAACGAAGCGAAAGAGGAAGTTTAGGGCTTGTATTCAGTAACAAGCGACTTGTAAAGATTTTCGTTAACTCAATACTATTAGGTTTTCCAATCTACTTCTTTGTAAGTATTCCAGTAAAGTTTGCAGCTGACTATGGAAAGGAAATTGGGCTGACAATCAAAGGAACAATTCCAATCATCATGTTTTACATTGCCTTATCGGTTGGCGACATACTTGCAAATTATCTAAGTCAAGTATTACAAAGTCGCAAGAAAGTAATTTACATGTATCTCTCCTTTTGCATAATTCCTGTTTTGCTTTTATACTTGATGCCACCAACAACACCCGAACAATATTTTTATGTGTTTGCTCCTATCATGGGTTTTGCTTCGGGATATTGGGCTTTGCTCATTACCTACACAACCGAGCAAGTAGGAACAAATATTCGTTCAACTTTTGCAACATCAGTTCCAAACATTATCAGGTCTTTGTTTATTCCAATACAACTTTTATTGATGGCTTTGCAGCCGTCATTCGGAACTTCAACATCTGTATTTGCTATTGGAGTTATTGCTGTTTCATTTGCCTTTTTAGGAAACTATTTCTTGAAAGAAACTTGGGGCAGAGATTTAAACTTTATTGACAAATAA